Proteins encoded within one genomic window of Ursus arctos isolate Adak ecotype North America unplaced genomic scaffold, UrsArc2.0 scaffold_7, whole genome shotgun sequence:
- the CCNJ gene encoding cyclin-J isoform X2 has protein sequence MELEGQWWRGQLAADIHQALRYKELKLPSYKGQSPQLSLRRYFADLIAIVSNRFTLCPSARHLAVYLLDLFMDRYDISIQQLHLVALSCLLLASKFEEKEDSVPKLEQLNSLGCMTNMNLVLTKQNLLHMELLLLETFQWNLCLPTAAHFIEYYLSEAVHETDLHDGWPMICLEKTKLYMAKYADYFLEVSLQAAACVASSRIILRLSPTWPTRLHRLTAYSWDFLVQCIERLLIAHDNDVKEANKQRGQAGSQPAQLSVLQSASQPSRPVHFQQPHYLHQTHHTPLQYRHPVAEQPSCQQIGSTTHTSSYTLQTCPAGFQTSVQGLGHVQTGVGMSLAIPVEVKPCLNVSYNRSYQINEHYPCITPCFER, from the exons GAGCTGAAGTTGCCTTCCTACAAAGGCCAGTCCCCTCAACTAAGTCTCAGAAGGTATTTTGCTGACCTGATTGCCATTGTGAGCAATcgcttcaccctctgcccttctgcccgACATCTTGCTGTCTATTTGCTGGACTTATTTATGGATCGATATGACATCTCTATCCAGCAGCTGCATTTAGTTGCACTTTCCTGTCTGCTTTTAGCAA gtaaatttgaagaaaaagaagatagtGTGCCTAAGCTGGAACAGCTCAACAGCCTGGGTTGTATGACTAATATGAATCTAGTATTAACAAAGCAAAATTTGCTACATATGGAACTGTTATTATTAGAAACCTTTCAGTGGAACCTCTGCCTTCCAACAGCTGCCCATTTCATTGAGTATTATCTCTCTGAAGCAGTACACGAAACAGATCTTCATGATGGCTGGCCAATGATTTGCTTAGAAAAAACGAAACTCTACATGGCCAAGTATGCAGATTATTTCCTGGAAGTATCTTTGCAAG CTGCTGCATGTGTGGCTTCTTCAAGGATTATACTTCGTCTTTCTCCAACGTGGCCTACAAGACTGCATCGTCTTACTGCTTACTCCTGGGATTTTTTAGTGCAGTGCATTGAACGGCTATTAAT CGCGCATGATAACGATGTGAAAGAGGCAAACAAACAGAGAGGCCAGGCAGGGTCCCAGCCGGCGCAGCTGAGTGTGCTGCAGTCGGCCTCGCAGCCCTCTCGGCCAGTTCACTTTCAGCAGCCCCACTATCTCCACCAGACGCACCACACCCCGCTGCAGTACCGCCATCCTGTAGCCGAACAGCCGAGCTGCCAGCAGATTGGATCTACCACACACACCTCGTCTTACACACTACAGACCTGTCCTGCTGGCTTCCAGACCAGTGTGCAGGGCCTTGGGCACGTGCAGACTGGTGTTGGGATGTCACTGGCAATACCAGTAGAAGTTAAGCCCTGTCTGAATGTTTCTTATAACCGGAGTTACCAGATAAATGAACATTACCCTTGCATTACTCCGTGCTTTGAAAGGTGA
- the CCNJ gene encoding cyclin-J isoform X1, producing MELEGQWWRGQLAADIHQALRYKELKLPSYKGQSPQLSLRRYFADLIAIVSNRFTLCPSARHLAVYLLDLFMDRYDISIQQLHLVALSCLLLASKFEEKEDSVPKLEQLNSLGCMTNMNLVLTKQNLLHMELLLLETFQWNLCLPTAAHFIEYYLSEAVHETDLHDGWPMICLEKTKLYMAKYADYFLEVSLQDYAFLNYAPSLVAAACVASSRIILRLSPTWPTRLHRLTAYSWDFLVQCIERLLIAHDNDVKEANKQRGQAGSQPAQLSVLQSASQPSRPVHFQQPHYLHQTHHTPLQYRHPVAEQPSCQQIGSTTHTSSYTLQTCPAGFQTSVQGLGHVQTGVGMSLAIPVEVKPCLNVSYNRSYQINEHYPCITPCFER from the exons GAGCTGAAGTTGCCTTCCTACAAAGGCCAGTCCCCTCAACTAAGTCTCAGAAGGTATTTTGCTGACCTGATTGCCATTGTGAGCAATcgcttcaccctctgcccttctgcccgACATCTTGCTGTCTATTTGCTGGACTTATTTATGGATCGATATGACATCTCTATCCAGCAGCTGCATTTAGTTGCACTTTCCTGTCTGCTTTTAGCAA gtaaatttgaagaaaaagaagatagtGTGCCTAAGCTGGAACAGCTCAACAGCCTGGGTTGTATGACTAATATGAATCTAGTATTAACAAAGCAAAATTTGCTACATATGGAACTGTTATTATTAGAAACCTTTCAGTGGAACCTCTGCCTTCCAACAGCTGCCCATTTCATTGAGTATTATCTCTCTGAAGCAGTACACGAAACAGATCTTCATGATGGCTGGCCAATGATTTGCTTAGAAAAAACGAAACTCTACATGGCCAAGTATGCAGATTATTTCCTGGAAGTATCTTTGCAAG ATTATGCCTTTCTAAATTATGCACCTTCTTTAGTAGCTGCTGCATGTGTGGCTTCTTCAAGGATTATACTTCGTCTTTCTCCAACGTGGCCTACAAGACTGCATCGTCTTACTGCTTACTCCTGGGATTTTTTAGTGCAGTGCATTGAACGGCTATTAAT CGCGCATGATAACGATGTGAAAGAGGCAAACAAACAGAGAGGCCAGGCAGGGTCCCAGCCGGCGCAGCTGAGTGTGCTGCAGTCGGCCTCGCAGCCCTCTCGGCCAGTTCACTTTCAGCAGCCCCACTATCTCCACCAGACGCACCACACCCCGCTGCAGTACCGCCATCCTGTAGCCGAACAGCCGAGCTGCCAGCAGATTGGATCTACCACACACACCTCGTCTTACACACTACAGACCTGTCCTGCTGGCTTCCAGACCAGTGTGCAGGGCCTTGGGCACGTGCAGACTGGTGTTGGGATGTCACTGGCAATACCAGTAGAAGTTAAGCCCTGTCTGAATGTTTCTTATAACCGGAGTTACCAGATAAATGAACATTACCCTTGCATTACTCCGTGCTTTGAAAGGTGA
- the CCNJ gene encoding cyclin-J isoform X3: MIELKLPSYKGQSPQLSLRRYFADLIAIVSNRFTLCPSARHLAVYLLDLFMDRYDISIQQLHLVALSCLLLASKFEEKEDSVPKLEQLNSLGCMTNMNLVLTKQNLLHMELLLLETFQWNLCLPTAAHFIEYYLSEAVHETDLHDGWPMICLEKTKLYMAKYADYFLEVSLQDYAFLNYAPSLVAAACVASSRIILRLSPTWPTRLHRLTAYSWDFLVQCIERLLIAHDNDVKEANKQRGQAGSQPAQLSVLQSASQPSRPVHFQQPHYLHQTHHTPLQYRHPVAEQPSCQQIGSTTHTSSYTLQTCPAGFQTSVQGLGHVQTGVGMSLAIPVEVKPCLNVSYNRSYQINEHYPCITPCFER, encoded by the exons ATGATT GAGCTGAAGTTGCCTTCCTACAAAGGCCAGTCCCCTCAACTAAGTCTCAGAAGGTATTTTGCTGACCTGATTGCCATTGTGAGCAATcgcttcaccctctgcccttctgcccgACATCTTGCTGTCTATTTGCTGGACTTATTTATGGATCGATATGACATCTCTATCCAGCAGCTGCATTTAGTTGCACTTTCCTGTCTGCTTTTAGCAA gtaaatttgaagaaaaagaagatagtGTGCCTAAGCTGGAACAGCTCAACAGCCTGGGTTGTATGACTAATATGAATCTAGTATTAACAAAGCAAAATTTGCTACATATGGAACTGTTATTATTAGAAACCTTTCAGTGGAACCTCTGCCTTCCAACAGCTGCCCATTTCATTGAGTATTATCTCTCTGAAGCAGTACACGAAACAGATCTTCATGATGGCTGGCCAATGATTTGCTTAGAAAAAACGAAACTCTACATGGCCAAGTATGCAGATTATTTCCTGGAAGTATCTTTGCAAG ATTATGCCTTTCTAAATTATGCACCTTCTTTAGTAGCTGCTGCATGTGTGGCTTCTTCAAGGATTATACTTCGTCTTTCTCCAACGTGGCCTACAAGACTGCATCGTCTTACTGCTTACTCCTGGGATTTTTTAGTGCAGTGCATTGAACGGCTATTAAT CGCGCATGATAACGATGTGAAAGAGGCAAACAAACAGAGAGGCCAGGCAGGGTCCCAGCCGGCGCAGCTGAGTGTGCTGCAGTCGGCCTCGCAGCCCTCTCGGCCAGTTCACTTTCAGCAGCCCCACTATCTCCACCAGACGCACCACACCCCGCTGCAGTACCGCCATCCTGTAGCCGAACAGCCGAGCTGCCAGCAGATTGGATCTACCACACACACCTCGTCTTACACACTACAGACCTGTCCTGCTGGCTTCCAGACCAGTGTGCAGGGCCTTGGGCACGTGCAGACTGGTGTTGGGATGTCACTGGCAATACCAGTAGAAGTTAAGCCCTGTCTGAATGTTTCTTATAACCGGAGTTACCAGATAAATGAACATTACCCTTGCATTACTCCGTGCTTTGAAAGGTGA